One Flavobacterium sp. 90 DNA segment encodes these proteins:
- a CDS encoding formylglycine-generating enzyme family protein, whose translation MKNKTYWIFAILTLSIISIAYGYTKFIDPKDKLTAMDCAETPNTSEASLFKPTIENKNKPTGKAPKDMVWIPGGEYSMGSNVEDESLCSVKGVTKDAAPIHRVYVDGFYMDQTEVTNEQFAAFVKATGYVTLAEIKPTHEEYPDAPEENLVAGSAVFTPTPAKVDLGNYMQWWSYIHGADWRHPEGAGSSIKGREKYPVVQVSYDDAAAYAKWAGKRLPTEAEWEFAARGGKSGQLYAWGNTLKPKGKFQANIYQGHFPIEKGDTGEDGYIGIAPTAQFEPNPYGLYDIGGNVWEWTNDWYTADYYSVVSENGGVTKNPQGPESSYDPGEPGLPKKVQRGGSFLCTDQYCTRYMVGTRGKGDYKSPANHIGFRCVQ comes from the coding sequence ATGAAAAATAAGACCTACTGGATTTTTGCAATACTTACATTATCAATTATTTCAATTGCATACGGCTATACAAAATTTATTGATCCAAAAGATAAATTGACCGCAATGGATTGTGCAGAAACCCCAAACACTTCAGAAGCATCTTTGTTTAAACCAACAATAGAAAACAAAAACAAACCAACAGGCAAAGCACCAAAAGATATGGTATGGATTCCTGGTGGCGAATATTCTATGGGAAGCAATGTAGAAGACGAAAGTTTATGCAGCGTAAAAGGCGTTACCAAAGATGCAGCACCAATACACCGAGTTTATGTAGATGGCTTTTATATGGATCAAACAGAGGTTACAAACGAACAATTTGCAGCTTTCGTAAAAGCAACAGGTTATGTAACATTGGCAGAAATAAAACCAACTCATGAAGAATATCCTGATGCTCCAGAAGAGAATTTAGTAGCCGGATCGGCTGTATTCACCCCTACTCCTGCAAAAGTAGATTTGGGCAATTACATGCAATGGTGGAGCTATATTCACGGAGCAGACTGGAGACATCCTGAAGGAGCAGGAAGCTCAATAAAAGGAAGAGAAAAATATCCTGTAGTTCAGGTTTCTTATGACGATGCTGCTGCTTACGCAAAATGGGCAGGAAAAAGATTACCTACTGAAGCCGAATGGGAATTTGCAGCTCGCGGTGGAAAATCAGGACAATTATATGCTTGGGGAAATACTTTAAAACCTAAAGGCAAATTTCAGGCTAATATCTATCAGGGACATTTTCCTATTGAAAAAGGAGATACTGGCGAAGATGGCTATATTGGCATTGCTCCTACAGCGCAATTCGAACCAAATCCTTATGGATTGTACGATATTGGAGGAAACGTTTGGGAATGGACAAACGACTGGTATACCGCCGATTATTATTCTGTAGTAAGCGAAAACGGAGGAGTTACCAAAAACCCACAAGGACCAGAATCATCATACGATCCCGGAGAACCTGGATTACCTAAAAAAGTACAACGCGGAGGATCATTTTTATGCACAGATCAATATTGTACAAGATATATGGTTGGAACCAGAGGAAAAGGAGATTATAAATCACCTGCAAATCATATTGGTTTCAGATGCGTTCAATAA
- a CDS encoding DUF1801 domain-containing protein, producing the protein MEETNSDKKHVWDKVNNWEEELLFLKSIIDKTELVETIKWGGPIYVYNKRNVIGIGGFKNYFAIWFLNGVFLKDEKKRLINAQEDKTKSMRQWRFTSKEEVNEKEVLEYILEAIENEKQGKVIKPSKKETIVSELLQKEMNQNPALAEAFQKFSPYKQYEFLEYIETAKQEKTKLSRIEKVIPLILNNVGLNDKYR; encoded by the coding sequence TTGGAAGAAACTAATTCTGATAAAAAACACGTTTGGGACAAAGTCAATAACTGGGAAGAAGAACTTCTTTTCCTGAAATCAATTATTGACAAAACCGAACTTGTTGAAACCATAAAATGGGGCGGTCCTATTTATGTTTACAACAAAAGAAATGTCATCGGAATTGGAGGTTTTAAAAATTATTTTGCGATTTGGTTTCTGAACGGCGTTTTTCTAAAAGACGAAAAAAAGAGACTTATCAACGCTCAGGAAGACAAAACAAAATCCATGCGACAATGGCGTTTTACATCAAAAGAAGAAGTAAACGAAAAAGAAGTTTTAGAATACATTCTTGAAGCAATTGAAAACGAAAAGCAAGGAAAAGTTATAAAACCTTCTAAAAAAGAAACTATAGTATCTGAGCTTCTTCAAAAAGAAATGAATCAAAATCCAGCTTTAGCGGAAGCTTTTCAAAAATTCAGTCCTTATAAACAATATGAGTTTCTGGAATATATAGAAACAGCAAAACAAGAAAAAACGAAGTTATCAAGAATTGAGAAAGTGATTCCGTTGATTTTGAATAATGTGGGATTGAATGATAAATACAGATAG
- the yajC gene encoding preprotein translocase subunit YajC produces MQDLLKFAPYLLMFVVLYFFMIRPQQKRAKNEKEFENSLKVGDKIITKSGFHGKVVELAETSAIIETMSGKLKIERSAISMEMSAALNKKA; encoded by the coding sequence ATGCAAGATTTATTAAAATTTGCCCCTTATTTACTAATGTTTGTCGTGTTGTATTTTTTTATGATCAGACCACAACAAAAAAGAGCAAAAAACGAAAAAGAATTTGAAAACAGCCTAAAAGTAGGTGATAAGATAATTACTAAAAGTGGTTTTCACGGTAAAGTAGTAGAGCTTGCAGAAACAAGTGCAATTATCGAAACTATGTCTGGAAAATTAAAAATCGAACGTTCAGCAATTTCTATGGAAATGAGCGCTGCTTTGAATAAAAAAGCTTAG
- the pepT gene encoding peptidase T produces MQHIIDRFISYVTIDTESDPNSKTTPSTEKQWNLANKLVEELKTIGLSDVTIDDKAYIMATLPSNVDHEVPTIGFVSHFDTSPDFSGANVKPQIVENYDGKDIVLNAEKNIVLSPNYFKDLLQYKGQTIITTDGTTLLGADDKAGITEIVSAMEYLIQHPEIKHGKIRIGFTPDEEIGRGAHHFDVEKFGAQWAYTMDGSQIGELEYENFNAAGAKITFKGKSVHPGYAKGKMINSMLIANDFINELPKGETPQETKGYEGFFHVHHINGSIEETVLELIIRDHNKIKFEKRKDLIGKIAKKINKKFAKQFGEDIVIAEVKDQYYNMKEKVLPVKHIVDIAEKAMRELGIKPIIKPIRGGTDGSQLSFMGLPCPNIFAGGHNFHGKYEYVPAESIQKATDVIVKIVELTAIPGIFDVPEKQVRKR; encoded by the coding sequence ATGCAACATATTATAGATCGTTTTATCAGTTATGTAACAATTGATACCGAATCAGACCCAAATTCAAAAACTACTCCAAGTACAGAAAAACAATGGAATCTTGCCAATAAATTAGTTGAAGAACTAAAAACAATTGGTCTTTCTGACGTTACCATTGACGACAAAGCCTATATCATGGCGACTTTACCAAGTAATGTAGATCACGAAGTACCTACAATTGGTTTTGTTTCGCATTTTGACACTTCTCCGGATTTTAGCGGAGCAAATGTAAAACCGCAAATAGTAGAGAATTACGACGGAAAAGACATTGTTTTAAACGCAGAAAAAAACATCGTTCTATCTCCAAATTACTTCAAAGATTTATTACAATATAAAGGACAAACGATCATCACAACTGACGGAACAACTTTGTTAGGTGCTGATGATAAAGCAGGAATAACAGAAATTGTTTCGGCAATGGAATATCTGATTCAGCATCCTGAAATTAAACACGGGAAAATCAGAATTGGTTTTACTCCTGACGAAGAAATTGGTCGTGGAGCACATCATTTCGACGTAGAAAAATTTGGCGCACAATGGGCTTATACCATGGACGGAAGTCAGATTGGTGAATTAGAATATGAAAATTTTAATGCTGCCGGAGCAAAAATTACCTTCAAAGGAAAAAGTGTTCATCCTGGTTATGCCAAAGGAAAAATGATCAATTCGATGTTAATTGCCAATGATTTCATCAACGAACTTCCAAAAGGAGAAACACCTCAGGAAACTAAAGGTTATGAAGGATTTTTTCATGTTCACCATATAAACGGAAGCATTGAAGAAACAGTTTTAGAATTAATTATTCGTGATCACAACAAGATCAAATTCGAAAAAAGAAAAGATTTGATTGGTAAAATTGCTAAAAAAATCAATAAAAAATTCGCCAAACAATTTGGTGAAGATATTGTAATTGCTGAAGTAAAAGATCAGTATTACAATATGAAAGAAAAAGTGCTTCCGGTAAAACATATCGTTGATATTGCCGAAAAAGCAATGAGAGAACTGGGTATAAAACCAATCATAAAACCTATTCGTGGCGGAACTGACGGGTCACAATTATCGTTCATGGGATTACCTTGTCCGAATATCTTTGCAGGTGGTCATAACTTTCACGGAAAATACGAATATGTTCCAGCGGAAAGCATTCAAAAAGCAACTGATGTTATCGTAAAAATTGTCGAATTGACTGCAATTCCAGGCATTTTTGATGTACCTGAAAAACAAGTAAGAAAAAGATAA
- a CDS encoding DUF6515 family protein: MKNISKTLKKAALMCLAGSFFFISIDSVAQRHGGGGGGHRGGGGGQARPAVSRPANQARPAASRPSSGSGVKRPANTTRPGANGSGTNKVNRSSANSKIGDKSINDRNSNTVNRNKTGNRNTNISGNNVNRNRNNVNINVNNSVHVRNNRNTVVRPGVRPYARPPYRYGGYRYNCYHPYYPRPYHPFYWGPVWHPWGFFVATLAVTAIVVSVESTQYHYDQGVWYTSSSGGYTAVPAPVGGTVNNIPSGAETVNTGTVNNYYYGGTYYEKDGSSYKVVPPTAGTLVDNLPEGGEEVTIGDSKYVKFGETYYQPVKVDGKDKYEVVDVQEDK; the protein is encoded by the coding sequence ATGAAAAATATAAGCAAAACATTAAAAAAAGCGGCACTAATGTGTTTAGCCGGATCATTTTTCTTTATTTCTATTGATAGTGTTGCCCAACGTCATGGCGGCGGTGGCGGAGGACACAGAGGCGGTGGCGGAGGTCAGGCAAGACCCGCTGTGAGCAGACCGGCAAATCAGGCAAGACCTGCAGCAAGCAGACCTTCATCTGGTTCCGGAGTTAAACGACCAGCAAATACTACCAGACCTGGAGCAAATGGTTCCGGAACCAATAAAGTCAACAGATCATCTGCAAATTCAAAAATTGGAGATAAATCAATCAATGACAGAAATTCAAATACTGTAAACAGAAACAAAACCGGTAATAGAAATACCAATATTAGCGGTAATAATGTGAACAGAAATAGAAACAATGTAAACATCAATGTAAACAATAGTGTACATGTTCGCAACAACCGTAACACAGTTGTAAGACCAGGTGTACGACCTTATGCTCGTCCTCCTTATCGTTATGGAGGTTACAGATACAATTGTTATCACCCTTATTACCCACGTCCTTATCATCCATTTTATTGGGGACCAGTTTGGCATCCATGGGGATTTTTTGTAGCAACATTGGCAGTAACAGCAATCGTAGTAAGTGTAGAAAGCACCCAATATCATTATGACCAGGGAGTTTGGTACACCTCTTCAAGCGGAGGTTATACCGCAGTGCCGGCACCAGTTGGAGGAACTGTAAACAATATCCCAAGCGGAGCCGAAACGGTCAATACCGGAACTGTCAATAATTACTATTACGGAGGAACCTATTATGAAAAAGACGGTAGTTCGTACAAAGTTGTACCACCAACCGCTGGAACCCTTGTAGACAACTTACCAGAAGGCGGTGAAGAAGTTACGATAGGCGACTCTAAATACGTGAAATTTGGAGAAACCTACTACCAACCGGTTAAAGTTGACGGCAAAGACAAATACGAAGTTGTTGACGTTCAAGAAGATAAATAA